In the genome of Streptomyces sp. NBC_00433, the window CACGACGGGGCCGGGCCCGTTGCGCAGTACGCCGACCACGCCGTGGCCGCCGACGCCCGCGGTGACGTCGAGACCCGCGGCGCGGAGGGCGGCGGCGAAGCGGGCGGCGGTGCGCTCCTCGGCGCCGGACAGCTCGGGGTCGCGGTGCAGGGCGACGTACAGCTCGGCGGCACCGGCGAGGACGCCGGACGGGACGGGCGGGGCCTCGGGCACGGCGGGTACGGCCTGCGGGGTCATCGGGGGCTCCTGTGCGCGTGCCAGCGGAGTGACAGCGGGCGGACGGGTGATCGGTCAGTGGACGCGCGTAGAAAAGGGTCGGCCGGTCCGTTCAGGGCCGCGTCCCCTGCCGAGAACAAGGAGTCACCATGGCGATCATCAAGCAGGACACGCCGCTCGCGTCGCTGGCCCAGGAGATCCTGGAGCTCGAGTCCGAGACCTTCGAGATCACGGACTACTCGGACGCCAGCGAGGTCATGCTCGGCTCCTCGACCAGCTGCTCCAGCACCAGCACCTGCTCCAGCACGACCAGCACCACCAGCTGCACCGCCTGACGGCCCACCCGCCGTCCGCCGCTCCGCGGCCCGCTGTGTGCGGGCCGCGGAGCGGTTGCTTTGGGGGCCGGGCGCCGGAACCAGGCCCGTCACGGGAAGGGGTGCGGCACCCGGCGCACCTCGGACTCGCGCAGGTCGTCAGGGCGCATCCCGGCCCGCCGCTGCGCGGTGCGCAGCCGCGGCATGGTCAGCGCGCGCTGCCGCGACCACCCGAAGTCGATCGGCAGCAGTCCCGGCGCGATCGTGCACACCGTCCGCAGGCCCATCGCGCGCTGCTCCGGCGCGGTCTGGTCGACCACGATCACGTCGCAGCCCGCGCGGGCCAACTCCGCGGTGCACCACAGGACATCGTCGCGCAGGTCGAGGCCGCGCGGCCGCCGGTCCTCCCACTCGGCGTAGACCTCCGCCGGGGGGCGTACGGTTGTCGGCTCCAGGTAACTGCCCACGTACCGCGTCATCTCGGGCAGCCCGAAGAGCGCCGCGTGGTCGGGGAGCCGCCGCACCAGGCCGAAGTCCTCGGCCATCGCGGCCAGTTCGGCGGGCCGCTCGGTCACCTGCCGCGGCAGGTGCGGCAGATACGTGAGGATCTCCGAGACCGCCGCCTCCACCGCCGTCTCCGGGTCGAAGGCGGCGCCCGCGGCGAAGGCCAGCGTGCCGGGACCGCCGTCCCTGCGGACGGCGAGGCCGGTGACGACGGGTACGGCCAGGTCGACGCGGTTGTCGAAGGCGTGCACGTCGTAGCCGCACAGCGCGGCCCTGTCGGTCATGGCGCGCAGCACCGGGCTGCGGCAGGCGCCGAGGTCGATCTCGGTGAGCCGCGCGTCGCCGTACCAGCCGAGCAGGAAGGCGTCCCGCTCGATCAGCTCCAGCAGGCCGAAGAGCACCGCCTCCTCCAGACAACTGCCGGTCGCGCAGCCGTTGGAGCACTCGAAGACGAAGTGGTCGGCGGAGGTGCCCGCGCTGTAGTAGACGAGCCGGGCGGGCACCAGCACCGGGCGGTCGTCGCGCAGCGACCAGCCGCGCACCCACGGGATCGGCCGCGACGGGTCGAAAGGCGCGATCATCGGGTCGTCGCGGTAGGTCTCGGGTGCGTACAGGCCGCAGTCGCGCGGGTCGAGGGCGGCCTCGCCGAGGTTGTCGTAGGAGTCGGTGACGATGCCGCCCCGGTCCCTGCGGTGGGTGCCCGCGTAGCGTTCGAGGCCTTCGAGGAAGGCCAGGTCGCGGCTGGAGGCGAAGGACTGCGACTGCCCGCTCCAGGTGACGTCGGTCAGTCCCGCGTAGCCGCGCATGAAGACACTGCCCGCGACCGGCGCGGTGGTCGGCGACGTCACGTCGCTCCAGGTCCCCGCGCCGAGCACCCCGCACACCGGGTTCGCCAGGGCGGCGGCCGGCAGGTCGTAGCCCGCGGGCGGCCTCAGCCGGTAGCGGTCGGCGGCGCTCTTCTCCCGCGACACCGGAAATCCCTCGGGCTCCCCGGCGGCTGGTCCCGACGGTCCCTGCGGCCCGTGCGGTGCGTGCGGTGCGTGCGGTGCGTGCGGTGCGTGCGGGCACAGCGGGTCGGCCAGCAGCGGCACGGTGCTGACCTGCCCGGTCTCCAGGTCGAGCCGGGTGACCCGCGGCAGCGTGTCGCCTCCGGCGGGCGTGGGGGTACGCTCCCGGCCGCCCGGGGCCGGGGCACGGGTCACGTGCGGGGAGCCGACGGCCCCGGCAGGCGCAACGACTGCGCTCGGGCCGCCGGCCGGGGCGGGCCGGGACGCTGGGCCCTCGGCTTCCGCCGGGCCCGCCGCCAGGCGGACGAGTGCCCACACCGCGTCGGCGGTGTAGTCGGGGAGCACCGGCCAGGCACCGGCCGCGGTACGGGCCAGACCGGTTTCCAGGGCGTCGCGTTCGGTACGGGTGCGCAGCCGCTGCCAGCGGATGGCCAGGCAGCAGCCGCAGGCGGCGGTGGCGGCGGAGCCGCCCCAGGGGCCGATCAGCACCGCGTCCGCGGTGAGGTGGACGGTGGCCTCGGCCCGGCCGGCGGCGGCCGCCGCGCTCTCGCGGCGCAGCACGTCGGCGGCGCCGATGACGGCGACCCGGGGCGCGGGCACGCCCTCGCGCGCGGCACGGGCGGCCAGCCGGCCTTCGAGGTCGAGGCCCGCGGACTCCAGCGGCAGCGGCACGGCGGCGTCGGTGCCGGGGGCGGACCCGGGGCGTACGGCGGTGTCGGTCGTCATGTCCGGTTGCTCCAGCGGAAGATGCGGGCGGCGATCAGCCCGAAGACGACGGTGAAGGCGGCCAGGCCGCCGCAGTCGAGGGCCAGCGAGCCGAAGGTGGCGCGTCCGGCCAGCACATCGGTCAGGCCGTCGTCGAGGTAGCGCAGCGGCAGCACCCACGAGGCGGTCCGTATCCAGCCCGGCAGCAGGTCGGCCGGGTAGAAGGAGCCGGACAGGAAGGCCATCGGCACCATCACGCAGTTGGCGATCGCCGCGACCGCCTCGGGGGTGTCGGCGAGGCTGCCGACGACCAGGCCCATCGCCAGGAAGGCCGCCACCCCGAAGACCAGCAGCGGCAGCGCCAGCGGCCAACTGCCGTCCAGGTGCAGGCCGAAGAAGGGCAGCAGCGCGACGGCGGTGAAGAGCACCGCCTGCGAGAGGCCCACCACCACGGCCACCACGAAACGCGAACCCAGCACGGTGGGCAGCGGGGTGGGGGTGCGCCAGATCAGCCGCAGGATGTCGTCGCGCCGCCAGTGCATCAGCGCGAAGGCCGGTCCGAACAGCGCGGCATTGCCGACGCCCCACGACAGCACGCCTGGCGCCACGTAGTTGATGTAGGGCAGGCCGCCGTCGACGGACTGGCCGCGGAAGAGCAGCCCGAAGACCACCAGGAAGACCAGCGGGAAGGCGAAGGTGAAGAAGACGGTGGTGCGGTCGCGTACCGACGCCAGGAAGGTGGCCCTGGTGAGGGTGGCGTACGCGCTGGGGACGGCGGCGGTCCCCGCCGCTTTTGCGGTGGTCGTGGTCATCGGCTGCGCTCCGTTCCGACCGCCGGGACCCCGACGGGACCGGCTGTGTCCGCCGCGCCGGGCGGGGGTGCGGCGGTGAGCCGGAGGTAGGCGTCCTCCAGCGTCGCCGTCCTGGTCTGGATCGCGTCCATGTCGACCAGCGCGCCCAGTTCGATCAGCACCTTGTTGGCGTGCCGGGTCTCGATGACGACCTCGCCGCCCTCCAGCAGCACCCGCTCGGCGCCCTCGACGGCGCGGGCCTGCTCGACGGTGATGCGGTCGGCGGGGACCAGCAGCCTGGCGGGCGCGGCCATCGACCTGATCAGCGCGCTCGGGCTGTCGAGCGCCACCACCTTGCCGCCGGCGATGATGGCGACCCGGTCGCACAGCGCCTCGGCCTCGTCCAGGTAGTGGGTGGTGTAGACGATGGTGCGGCCCTCGCCGCGCAGCTCCCGCAGCACCGACCACAGCGATCTGCGGGCCTCCGGGTCGAGGGCGGCGGTCGGCTCGTCGAGGAAGATCAGGTCGGGCCGGTGCACCAGCGCGGTCGCCAGTGCCAGCCGCTGCCGCTGGCCGCCGGACAGGTCGTCGACCCGGCTGCGGGCCTTGCCGGCGAGGCCGACCAGGTCCAGCGCCTCGCGGGCGGCGGCGCGGTCGGCGCCCTGGAGCGCGGCGACGGTCTCCAGGTGCTCCCAGGCGGTGAGCCGGGTGAAGAAGGCCGAGGTCTGGGTCTGTACGCCGATCCTGCGCAGCAGCGCGGTGTTGCGCGGCCAGGGGCTGAGGCCGAAGACGGTGACCGTGCCGGAGTCCGCCTTGCGCATGCCCTCGACGATCTCCACCAGGGTGGTCTTTCCTGCCCCGTTGGGGCCGAGCACACCGAAGAACTCGCCCTGCCCGACGGTCAGCGTCACATTGTCGAGGGCGTGCACCTCGCCGTAGTGCTTGCTGACGCCGTCGAGCACGATGGCGGTCCCCGCCGGACGGGGCTGTGTCGTCATGTCGCCTTTCTCCCGCTGCTGTGGTGAGGTGCCCGGCTGCCGTACGGGCGGGGTGGTCTGGGTCGCCGGCTGCTCGGCAGGCGGCGGCGCCTGGGCCGCCTTGCGCGCGGCGGCGCGGGCGCGCATCGCCGCGGCGCGCAGGCCGAGCACGCGCAGGACCAGCGCGGCCGCGATCAGGGCGGGGGGGAGGTAGAAGGTCCAGGAGTCGTAGCGGTCGGGCAGGGTCGCCCGGCACAGCAGACCTGCCCCGGCGAGCACCGCCAGCGCCAGCAGTGCGCAGCAGACGGCGAATCCGCCGTAGACGAGGCGGAGTCGGGCGGGGTAGCGGCGCAGCCGCGTGCGGGCGTCTCCCCCGGCACCGCGCAGCGAACGGGCCGCCACCGTCAGGAAGGTGCGGCTCTCGGTGGCCAGCCGCAGGGTGCCCAGGGAATACCCGAGGATCTTGTAGCCGTCGAGCGGCGGCAGCGGCACCAGGTTGAGCAGGGCCATGGCGGTGCCGAGCAGCAGCAGGCCGCCGAGCGCGGGCAGCGCCTGGGCGGAGTCCGGGAGCAGCGCCCACACCGGCCAGAAGGGCAGCAGGAAGAGCAGGTTCATCACCGCGCCGGCCGCGGCGACGGCGACCTGCCGGCCGCGCCGGTCGAGGAACTGCACGTCCTCGACCTCGCAGTAGAGATACGTCATCACGCCCCAGACCCGCCGCAGGCCGATCTCGCCGACCCGCAGCCCGTAGGCGCGCGCGACCAGCCCGTGGGCGAGTTCGTGCAGGCCGAGGCTCACCCACAGCACGCAGCCGACGGCGGCGAGGGTGACCGGCTGGTGGTACAGCCGGCCTGTCTGGTCGGCCAGTTCGCCGAGCCTGACGGCGACGGCGACGGGCACCGCGGCGGCCAGCACCAGCAGCGGGACGAGCACACCGGGCCTGCGGGCGAAGGCGGTGGCCTTGTGCAGCCGGTCCATGAGGGCGGGCGCGTCGGCGACCATCCGGGTGGTGCCGCTGAACCACCCCGAGGCGGGCCGGGGTCGGGCCGCCCCGCCCGGTGCGGCGGCGACCGGCCGCCCGCCGT includes:
- a CDS encoding ABC transporter ATP-binding protein — translated: MTTQPRPAGTAIVLDGVSKHYGEVHALDNVTLTVGQGEFFGVLGPNGAGKTTLVEIVEGMRKADSGTVTVFGLSPWPRNTALLRRIGVQTQTSAFFTRLTAWEHLETVAALQGADRAAAREALDLVGLAGKARSRVDDLSGGQRQRLALATALVHRPDLIFLDEPTAALDPEARRSLWSVLRELRGEGRTIVYTTHYLDEAEALCDRVAIIAGGKVVALDSPSALIRSMAAPARLLVPADRITVEQARAVEGAERVLLEGGEVVIETRHANKVLIELGALVDMDAIQTRTATLEDAYLRLTAAPPPGAADTAGPVGVPAVGTERSR
- a CDS encoding ABC transporter permease, which encodes MTTTTAKAAGTAAVPSAYATLTRATFLASVRDRTTVFFTFAFPLVFLVVFGLLFRGQSVDGGLPYINYVAPGVLSWGVGNAALFGPAFALMHWRRDDILRLIWRTPTPLPTVLGSRFVVAVVVGLSQAVLFTAVALLPFFGLHLDGSWPLALPLLVFGVAAFLAMGLVVGSLADTPEAVAAIANCVMVPMAFLSGSFYPADLLPGWIRTASWVLPLRYLDDGLTDVLAGRATFGSLALDCGGLAAFTVVFGLIAARIFRWSNRT
- a CDS encoding thiazolylpeptide-type bacteriocin, whose amino-acid sequence is MAIIKQDTPLASLAQEILELESETFEITDYSDASEVMLGSSTSCSSTSTCSSTTSTTSCTA
- a CDS encoding YcaO-like family protein codes for the protein MTTDTAVRPGSAPGTDAAVPLPLESAGLDLEGRLAARAAREGVPAPRVAVIGAADVLRRESAAAAAGRAEATVHLTADAVLIGPWGGSAATAACGCCLAIRWQRLRTRTERDALETGLARTAAGAWPVLPDYTADAVWALVRLAAGPAEAEGPASRPAPAGGPSAVVAPAGAVGSPHVTRAPAPGGRERTPTPAGGDTLPRVTRLDLETGQVSTVPLLADPLCPHAPHAPHAPHAPHGPQGPSGPAAGEPEGFPVSREKSAADRYRLRPPAGYDLPAAALANPVCGVLGAGTWSDVTSPTTAPVAGSVFMRGYAGLTDVTWSGQSQSFASSRDLAFLEGLERYAGTHRRDRGGIVTDSYDNLGEAALDPRDCGLYAPETYRDDPMIAPFDPSRPIPWVRGWSLRDDRPVLVPARLVYYSAGTSADHFVFECSNGCATGSCLEEAVLFGLLELIERDAFLLGWYGDARLTEIDLGACRSPVLRAMTDRAALCGYDVHAFDNRVDLAVPVVTGLAVRRDGGPGTLAFAAGAAFDPETAVEAAVSEILTYLPHLPRQVTERPAELAAMAEDFGLVRRLPDHAALFGLPEMTRYVGSYLEPTTVRPPAEVYAEWEDRRPRGLDLRDDVLWCTAELARAGCDVIVVDQTAPEQRAMGLRTVCTIAPGLLPIDFGWSRQRALTMPRLRTAQRRAGMRPDDLRESEVRRVPHPFP